The following nucleotide sequence is from Nitratidesulfovibrio termitidis HI1.
CCATGCGCCGCCCTTCCTTTTCCAGCATCTCGCGTCCCAGCGCGATGGACCGTTCGCGCTCTTCGGTGCGGATGTAGTGCTGGATGCGGCTGCGGGCCTTGGCCGTCTTGACGAACTTCAGCCAGTCGCGGCTGGGGCGGCGGCTGTTGTCGGTGATGACCTCTATGGTGTCGCCGCTTTTCAGGGCGGTGCCCAGCGGCACCAGCTTGCCGTTGACCTTGGCCCCGGCGCAGTGGTTGCCCACCTCGGTATGGATCAGGTAGGCGAAATCTATGGGGGTTGCCCCTTCGGGCAGCTCCTTCACGTCGCCGCGCGGGGTGAACACGTACACCTCGTCCTTGAACAGGTCGAGGCGCAGCGACTGCATGAACTCCTTGGAGTCGGTCTCCATCTTCTGGCGGTCCAGAATCTCGTGCAGCCAGGTGAACTGCTCGAGGTCGCGCGGGTTCACCCGGCCGCCTTCCTTGTACAGCCAGTGCGAGGCCACGCCGTGTTCCGCCAGACGGTGCATTTCCTCGGTGCGGATCTGGATCTCCATGCGCTCGCCTTCCGGCCCGATGACCGTGGTGTGCAGGCTGCGGTACCCGTTGGCCTTGGGCATGGAGATGTAGTCCTTGAACCGCCCGTGCACCGGCTTCCACTGGGCGTGCATCAGCCCGAGCACGGCGTAGCAGTCGCGCAGGTCACCCACGATCACCCGGAAGGCGATGATGTCGTGCATGTCGTCCAGCGTCAGGTCCTGCTGCACCATCTTCTTGTAGATGCTGTACTTGTGCTTGATGCGCCCGCGCACCTCGCCCTTGATCTCGTTCTTCTCCAGTATCTCGCGAATGCGGATGATGACCCGCTCGATGTAGTGGCTTTCGACCACCTGGTTGGTTTCCAGCCATTCGTCGATCTGGGCGTAAACGTCGGGCTTCAGGTAGCGGAAGCTCAGGTCTTCGAGCTCCAGCTTGATGCGGTGCAGCCCCAGCCGGTTGGCCAGCGGGGCGTAGATGTCCATGGTTTCCTGGGCGATCAGCTTCTGCTTGTGCGACTTCTGGAAACCCAGGGTGCGCATGTTGTGCAGGCGGTCGGCCAGTTTGACGATGAGCACCCGGATGTCGTGCGCCATGGCCAGGATCATCTTGCGGATGTTCTCGGCCTGGGCCTCTTCCTTGCTCTCGAAGGTCATCTGGCTGATCTTGGTCACGCCATCCACCACGTCGGCCACTTCTTCGCCGAACAGGGTGTCGATGTCCTCGATGCTCACGGTGGTGTCTTCCACCGTGTCGTGCAGCAGCCCGGCGGCTATGGCCGCCTCGTCGAAGCGCATTTCCGCCAGGGTGTAGGCCACCGCCAGCGGGTGCGACAGGTATGGCTCGCCCGAAAGGCGCGTCTGCCCGGCGTGCGCGGCGGCCGCGTACACGTAGGCTTTTTGTATGAGGGCAAGGTCGGCGTTCTTGTTGACCGACGCGACCTTGTCGAGAACGTCCTGGATGCGGATCATGCGGTTCTGGCCCGTGTGCGTCGGCCAGGGCGGGATGGCGCCGTGGCCGGAGTTGGCTGTGTGGTCCCGCCGATCACTGCCGTGAAATCGCGCGCACCCGGCGGCGGGGCCGGGTGCGGAGAGGGAGTTGAATATACTTCTTGATGGGCTGTTTCCGGAAAAGGCTCCGAAATCAAGCTATTGCTGCTGCATGCGGTACCGCTGCTGCTCCCGCGGCGTCCACCAGCGGGTGAAGTTGTGCGTCAGCCCGGCCGGGGCGGGTTCCAGCCCCTGGAAGCGCGAACTGACGATGGGCAGCGAATACGGCACGTACAGGAAGCAGTACGGCTGGTCGCGATGCAGGATTTCCTGGAACCGGTCGTACAGCTTCTTGCGCTCGGCCTGGTCGAAGGTGGAGCGGGCGCGCTCCAGCAGGTCGTCCACCTCGGGGTTCTTGTAGCCCACGAAGTTCAGCCCGCCGGGCACCGCCTTGGACGAATGCCACACGTCGTACAGGTCGGGATCCTGCAGGATGTTCCACCCCAGCAGCACGGCGTCGAAACGCCCCTTGTCCACGAATTCCTTGATGAAGGCCGCCCACTCCACCGTGCGTATCTTCACGTCGATGCCCACGGCCTTGAACTGGCTCTGGATGATGGTGGCGGCCTTGATGCGCTGGTCGTTGCCCTGGTTGGTCAGGATGGTGAACGCGAAGGGCGCGCCGTCCTTGTCCAGAAGGCCGTCGCCGTTGGTGTCCGCCCATCCGGCCTGGGCCAGCAGTTCCCTGGCCTTGGCAGGATCATACGGATACTCATCAATTTTGTCATTGTATACCCAGGTGCCCGGCTTGTACGGCCCCAGGGTGGGCATGCCCTGCCCCAGCAGCACCCCGGCCACCAGCGCCTTGCGGTCGATGGCGCAGGTAAGCGCCTGGCGCACCTTCACATCCTTGAACATGGGCAGCGCCAGGTTGTAGCCAAGATAACTGTAGCCAAAGGACAGGTACTGGAACTTGCGCCAGGCCATGTCCCATTCGGCCCCGTTGGTCTGGTGCAGATACTGCTGCGGGCTCAGGTTCATCATGTCCAGGCGCTGGGCCTTCAGTTCCAGGAACATGGTGGAAAGGTCGGGAATGACCCGGTAGACCACCTCGTCGATGTACGGACGGCCCAGGAAGTACGTGGGGCTGGCCTCCAGCGTCAGGCGGGTGCCCGCCTCCCATTCCTTCAAACGGTACGGTCCGGCCCCCACCGGCTTGCGGGAGAAGGGCGTGTTCATCAGGTCCTGCCCTTCCAGCAGGTGCCTGGGCATGATGCCGTGCATCCAGGTGATCAGTGAACGTGCAAAGGGTTTCACGTAGCGCACCTCGAACGACAGCGGCCCGGTCTTGCGGAATTCCTTGATGGCCAGGTAGTCCTCGGCATAGGGCGTGGGCGTCTTGGGGTCCACCATCAGCTTGTAGGTGAACTCCACGTCGTCGGCGGTCAGGGGCTTGCCGTCTTCCCATCGGATGTCGTCGCGCAGGGTGAAGCGCAGCAGGGTGCCGTTTTCCAGCACCTCGTACGAGGCGGCGGCCCACTTCTCGATGTTCAGGTTCTTGTCGTAGCGTAGCGGGGCCACGAACAGCTGGTCGCTGACCTCGTGCGACGAGGCATCGGAGGCGATGAACGGCAGAAGGTTGGACGGTTCGCCGATGGTGCCGAGGATGATCCTGTCGCCGGTGACCGGCTCACCGGGCGTGACGGCTGGCTGCCCGCCCTGGGTCGAGGTGGCGTTGACGCCCGTGGCGCCGTTCTTGCCGCCGTCCTTGCCGCCGTCCTTGCCGCCCTGGGGGGTGGAATCGCCGCAGGCGGCCAGCAGCAGGCACAACAGAAGCGCCAGCAGCAGCTTGGGGACGAACAGGCCTGCGCGCGCGGCGCGCGGCGCGGAAAGAACGGTGCGGTTCATGCGATTGCCTCCGGCTATTGCCTATTCCCGTGGATGGGGTATGGTTTCACGATAGCATGGGCGTATCCCCGCGCGCGGCGCGCCGGATTCCGCCCGAACGCGTTGGATATCATTGTCCCGCGCCGTGGGCAAACGTCCCTGCTATTGATAATGGCGCAATTTTGGACTAAAATGGTCAATTGCGCTTCGGCCGGGGGGTCAAATCCGAAGCGTGCCCCGCCCGTACCGGCATGCGCGCCTCCCCTCCGGTTGCGACTCCAGAGGAGCACACGAGCATATGGAACTGAACGAGGAGCAATCCGTCCGTTCGCTCCTGCAGGACTTCGTCCATGATTCCATCCCGGAATACATCCTGGACGGATCGCAGGACATTCTCGCCGAAGGCGGCGTCCAGAAACTGAGCCTGAAGAAGGCCGACGGCTATTGGGAAGTTGAAGGAAGCATCCAGGGGGAAGACTTCCAGATATATTCGCCCAAGCTGTCCATCAGCCTTGGCGAAGGCACCACCGCCTACCACTGCAATTGCCCGGACTCGTTTTCCGGCGTGTGCAGGCACGTGGGGGCCACCGCCCTCAAGATGCTGTCGTCGCTGGAAACGCGCCCCGGCGGCGAGGAACCCGCCCGGCCCAAGACCGAATGGCGGCAGAATTTCCGTGCCTTCTTTTCCACCGCCATAGAGCCGGAGGCGGGCCAGCACTACCTGATCTTCCGCTTTCACCCCGAGCCGGGGCGCCTTCTGGTTTCGCTGTTCCGGGGCCGCCAGAACAAGTCCGGCCTGTCCACGGTGCACAATGAAATCACGCTGGAACAGATTCTGCGCAACCCCGACTGGTGCGAACTTTCGCCCCAACTGGCGCAGGTGGCGCAGCAGATCGGCCAGATCGTGGATTACTACGGCCACCGTATAGAAGTGCCCGACGGCCTGCTGACCTGGTTCCTGTGGGCCATCCGCAACGAATACTACCTGTTCTGGGGCGACACCGACCAGCCCTGCCGCATCGAGCGCACCTCCATGCGCCTGAAGCTGAAGCCGCAACTCACCGACGACGGGCTTTCGTTCGACGTGATGCTGCACCGCGAGGGCAAGCAGCCGTTCTCCATCATCGGCAGCGAGGTGACCTTTCACGGCCAGATGCCGCTATGGGTGTGCTGGAACAAGGGGTTCTACCCCGTGCACACCAGCCTGAACTCGCAGCTGGTGCAGGATCTCGTCCGCCAGCCCCCGGTCATTCCGCAGGAAGACATTTCCGAATTCCTCGACCGGGTGTGGACCAAGCTGCCCACCAGCGACCTGTACGGGCAGGAAGAGTTCCTGAAGCACATGGAACCCATCTTCCAGCCGGCCACGTACAACCCCAAGCTGTTCCTGGACGAGGAAGGCAGCCTGCTGACGCTGGAAATCCAGAACATCTACGAGACGGTGCACGGCGAATTCTATCTGCCCGGCCCCAACCCCGACTTTCAGACCGGCAGCTACACCATCGACGGTCACACCTGCCTCATCCGCCGCCACCAGGAAGAAGAGGCGTCGCTTACCGCGCTGCTGGCCGAAATGCGCTTTCAGCCACGCAGCAACCGCATGTGGTTCCTGGAGCCGGAAGAAGCCATCAACTTCCTGCTCGACGCCTACCCCAAGCTGGTGGAACTGTACCGCGTGTACGGCGAAAAGGCCCTGTCACGCTACAAGGTGCGCCTGTCGCAGCCCGTCATCACGGCCAAGGTGGAAACGAGCGAGGAAGACAAGTGGTTCTCGCTCGACATCACCGTGGAATACGACGGCCAGAAGGTGCCCATCGACAAGATCTGGAAGGCGTGGAGCCAGGGCAAGCGCTACGTGCAGCTCAAGGACGGCTCGTACACCAGCCTGCCGGAAGCCTGGCTGAAGCGCATCGCCCACAAGTTGCAGGCCCTTGGGCTGGACCCGGAAAAGCCGCCGCAGAAGCAGTTCCAGCAGTTCGAGGCCCCGGTGCTGGACAGCCTGCTGGACGACCTGCCCGACGCCCAGACCGACCCGTTCTGGAACAGCCTGCGCGACAAGATCCGCAACTTCCGCGAAATACGGCCCATCAATCCGCCCAAGGGGCTTACCGCCTCGTTGCGCGGCTACCAGCAGCAGGGCCTGTCGTACCTCAACTTTTTGCGCGAATACGGCTTCGGCGGCATCCTGGCCGACGAAATGGGCCTCGGCAAGACCATCCAGACCCTGTCGTTCATCCAGCACATGGTGGAACGCGGGGCGGTGGGGCCGAACCTGATCGTGGTGCCCACCTCGGTGCTGCCCAACTGGGACCGTGAAGCCCAGAAGTTCGTGCCCGACCTGCGCCGCCTGATCATCTACGGCACCCGGCGCGAGGGCATGTTCCGCCGCATCGACGAATCGGACCTGGTGGTCACCACCTACGCCCTGCTGCGGCGCGACCTGGAAGAACTGCAGGAGCACGAGTTCAACTCGATCATCCTGGACGAAGCCCAGAACATCAAGAACCCCAACACCATCACGGCGCGTTCCGTGCGGCGCATCAACGCCCGCATGCGGCTGTGCCTGTCGGGCACGCCCATCGAGAACAACCTGTTCGAGCTGTGGTCGCTGTTCGAGTTCCTGATGCCGGGCTTCCTGGGGTCGCAGCACGCCTTCCAGCGGGGCATCATCAAGCCCATCAAGGACGGCGACAGCGAAACGCTGGACTACCTGCGCACCCGCGTGCGCCCGTTCATCCTGCGGCGCACCAAGTCCGAGGTGGCAAAGGACCTGCCGCCCAAGATCGAGAACACCTACTACTGCGCCCTGGCCGAAGAGCAGGCGGAACTGTACACCGCCCTTGCCCGCAAGCTGAAGGAGCAGGTGATGGCCGACGTGGACGAGAAGGGCATCGCCAAGAGCCAGATGTCCATCCTGGACGCGCTGCTGAAGCTGCGCCAGATCTGCTGCCACCCGCGCCTGCTGAAGCTGGACATGCCGGGGCTGACCACCAACCTGCCCTCCGGCAAGTTCGACGCCTTCAAGGACATGATCACCGACATCGTGGAGGAAGGCCACAAGGTGCTGGTGTTCTCGCAGTTCGTGCAGATGCTGCACATCATCCGCTCGTGGCTGCAGATCAACGCCATCCCCTTCTGCTACCTGGACGGCACCAGCAAGGACCGCTTCGAGCAGGTGGACCGCTTCAACAACACGCCGGAAATTCCCATTTTCCTCATTTCGCTGAAGGCGGGCGGCACGGGCCTTAACCTGACCTCGGCAGACTACGTCATCCACTACGACCCGTGGTGGAACCCCGCCGTGGAAAGCCAGGCCACCGACCGCACGCACCGCATCGGCCAGACCCGGCAGGTGTTCAGCTACAAGCTGATCTGCGAAAACACGGTGGAAGAAAAGATCCTGAAGTTGCAGGACATGAAGCGCGGCGTGGCCGAGGCCATCATCCCCGGCCAGGAAGCCTGGAAGTCGCTGACCCGCGAAGACCTGGAGATGCTGTTCGACGTGTAGCGGCGGGCTGCTGCCCCCTCTCGTTGCATTGCCGGTTCCGGGCCATTCCGCATCCTGCTCCACATGCGTACAGCCGAAAAAAACGGCGCGCCTCCCACGGGAAGCGCGCCGTTTTCTCTGGCTGAAAATGGACGAAGGCGGGGGGCATGTCCTATGCCCCCGCGCCTTCGCGGTCGGCCCGCCGCCCTTGGGGGGACCCGCCATGTCGGGGATGGAGGCGGGGTGGCGACGGGCCGCCATGCAACGTGGGCGTTGCCGCGCGCTCGGGCGCGGCGGGGGATCGCGTTTCACGCCATCGCGCGTGGCACACTCACGGAGCAGTCGTTGAAGTGATCCTGCCGTCCGGCGTACCGGTTCAGTGCGGACTGGTCGGCACCGAACCGGCCACGGGGGGCAATGCAACCTAGCGGATGCCGTCCAGCACCGCCTTTTCGCTTTCGCCCAGCAGCAGGTCCAGGTCGAGCAGCAGCAACAGCCGCCCTTCCAGCTTGCCCACGCCGCGAATGAAGTCGGACCCGCCCCCCTCTATGACGGCGGGAGGCGCCTCCACCGTGGAGGCGGGCAGGCGCAGCACCTGGGACACCGAATCCACGATGAACCCGGCCACGCGGCCATCCATCTCCACCACCATGATGCGGGTCTTTTCGTCAGCCGCCCCGGCCCGCAGGCCGAAGCGCGCCCGCATGTCGATGACGGGAATGACCTTGCCGCGCAGGTTGATGATGCCTTCGACAAACGAGGGTGCCGCGGGCACGCGGGTAACCGGCATCATGCGGATGATTTCCTGTACCCGCAGGATGTCCACGCCGAATTCTTCTTCGCCCAGGGTGAAGGTGACGAGTTGCAGCAACCCGCCGTCTCCACCATCCAGCCGGAACTGGCCGGATATTCCCGTTACGCCCGATGCACCGGATGCGATGCCTTCGTGGGTGGTTTCCATGGCGCGCCTATGCCTGCTTCAGTTCTTCGACCAGGCGACGCAGCACCTGGGCCTGGTTGGACAGCTCGGATACCGCCTTGGCCGCCTCGCGCATGGCCTGCGCCGTTTCGGCAGAGATGGTGCTGACCTGCTCCACCGCCCGGTTGATCTCTTCGCTGGCGGCAGACTGCTGCTCCGACGCGGTGGCGATGCCGCGCACCTGGTCGGTGGCCGAATCCACCAGCGCCACGATTTCCTTCAGCGACGCGCCGGAGTCCTGGGCCAGGCGGGTGGTTTCCTCGATGGCGCGCACCGAGCGGTCCACATTGTCCATGTTCTTCTGGGCGCCCTGCTGGATGCCCCGGATGGCGCTGCCCACCTCGCTGGTGGCCTGCATGGTCTTTTCGGCCAGCTTGCGCACCTCGTCGGCCACCACGGCAAAACCGCGTCCCGCGTCACCGGCGCGGGCCGCCTCGATGGCGGCATTCAGGGCCAGCAGGTTGGTCTGGTCGGCGATGTCGGAAATGACGTTCATGATCTGGCCGATGGCCTCGGCCTGTCGGCCCAGGTCTTCCATGTCGCGCTTCAGGTCCATGGACTGCTGCTGCACCTGCGAGATTTCGCGCACCACGTTGTTCACGATGTCCGCGCCCGATTCGGCCTTGTTGCGGGCGTTTTCGGATGAGGTGGCGGCGGTGCCCGCGTTGCGGGCCACTTCCAGCACCGAGGCGTTCATTTCTTCCATGGAGGTAGCGGTTTCGGCCACGCGCTTGGACTGCTCTTCCGCGCCCCGGTCGGACTGTTCGATCTGGGCGGAAAGTTCTTCAGAGGCGGAGGACACCACTTCCACCACGCCTTCCAGCTTCTGGGCGGCCTGGATCATGCCTTCGCGCCTGGCATTTTCCGCCTGCTTGCGGGCTTCCTCCGCCGCAGCGGTGGCGGCCACGGCTTCGCGCTCCTTGGCCTCGGCCAGCACGGTCTTTTCGTCGGCCTCGGCGATCTTGCCCTTGAGGGTGGCCACCATGGCCTGCATGGCCTGATACACGCCGGACAAGGGTCGCTCGGAGCGGAAGCTCACGTTCAGGTTGCCTGCGGCGATCTCTGTCGAAACACCCTGCAAGTAGCCGGGATCTTCACCAAGCTGATTGAGAGTGGAGCGGATCAGGAACACGGCGGCCCCCACGCCGATCAGCAACGCCACGGCAACCAGCACGATGTTGACCTGCTGAGTGGTGGACACGCGTTCACCCGCTGCATCGCCGGAATCCTTGGAGCCCTTGTCGTTCATTTCCACGCAGCGGCGCAGGGCGGTAATGGCCGCGTCAAAAGCCGGCTTGAGCTCCTTCGTGTCCAGGGCCATGGCCTCTTCGGTGCGATTCTGGCGCGAAAGGGCGATCATCTTGTCCACCCCTGCCAGGTATTGCTCGAAATTCGAATTGTATTCCCGGAAGGCCGCACGTTCCTCTGGGGAAGAAATCAGCTTCTCGTAGAGCGTGCTGTTGGCCAACCGCCGCCCGTTGATGACCTTCAGGCTGCGCTCGATTTCCTCCATGGCGGATTCATCACGCGCAATGACGTGCTGCAATTGCTGGCGTCGTACTTCATTAATGTTACCACGAATATCTCCAACAGCCTTGATGCTTGGCATCCAGTTTTGCGTAAGATTAATGACATCACCAAGAATATCACGCAATTGAACAGACGAATACCCACCAACGCTTGCGAGAAGAAAAATTAGAACAACAAAACTTGAGATTAATTTCGCTTTCAACGTCATGATTCACTCCAATACATATTCAGTCCCACTCATTCCACGCCCCTGACACCATATTTCATACTTTTTGCAGCAAATTATAATTCATTGATAATGGCAAAAAAAATAATTCCATCATAAAGATATTCCCAATTAATCCGATCCGTATAAAATTAATTCATTTCGTATTCATGCATAACGCAATACATGAATTAAATATACACACAGCCAAACACAGACGAATGAACAGCACATACTGTCCTGTAACGCTACGCATGTTCGCATGCCATGACCTGAAAAAAACTTTTTACATAACCCACTACAAACATACGCCCGACCCATCGACAAAAAAGTACATGCTTACAGACAAGACACTTGAAGCAACGCGCGGCCATCTTTTCTGAAATAGACTTTTGCGTACATGGCCTTAGGGATCGAAGATGGCGTGCGATACTTATAGTCTGTAGACTTATAGTCGTCAACGCAGAACCTGAATGGATTCCCGCAGCCACTGGAGGAAGCCATGCCAGGATACTCTGCTCAAGAAAAACAGCATCTTATTGCGCTAGGGAGCACAATCCGCCAGGTTCGTGAAACACTCGGCTGGTCACAGGAGCAGTTGGCCGAAAGAGTTGAGTTGCACCGCACCTACATTGGTGGTGTGGAGCGGGGTGAACGCAACCTGTGCCTGCTGAACATCCTTGCCATTGCCGAGGCCATGGGGATATCGCCGGGCAGGCTCATCGACAGGGCCTTCCCCGTACGCGTCGGCGGCGTTCCCGATTCTGCTGATGCCACGGCGCGGGGCGGCGGCTCCGGCAACCGCTGACCCGCACCCCGCGCTTGCCGCCAGCGCTTCGTGGGGCGAACCATCTGCCGCGCTGTCCCTTGGTCCTTTCGCCCATTCTTCCGGTGTTCCGAAGGAAGGTGCTTCCGCAAGACCAGTCCTGCCGGACGCCTTGCGGCAACGCCGGAAAATAACGCCTCCGGAACGAAACTTGCCTCGTCCTGCCCAGCCCGAAGACCGGGCAAAACCTTCCGCCGCCGTTCGTGTTGCGGCATGACACCCGGGGCCATGCCCCGGGCAGACCCGGGAGGGCAGACGGAGGACGCATGAGCATCGAAAACCACGGAGGAATCTCTGGCACGGGGTGGGACCCGTGGCACGGCAAAGGCAGAGGCTGGGGCAGAACCACCAGCCGCCTGGCAG
It contains:
- a CDS encoding helix-turn-helix domain-containing protein, which codes for MPGYSAQEKQHLIALGSTIRQVRETLGWSQEQLAERVELHRTYIGGVERGERNLCLLNILAIAEAMGISPGRLIDRAFPVRVGGVPDSADATARGGGSGNR
- a CDS encoding chemotaxis protein CheW produces the protein METTHEGIASGASGVTGISGQFRLDGGDGGLLQLVTFTLGEEEFGVDILRVQEIIRMMPVTRVPAAPSFVEGIINLRGKVIPVIDMRARFGLRAGAADEKTRIMVVEMDGRVAGFIVDSVSQVLRLPASTVEAPPAVIEGGGSDFIRGVGKLEGRLLLLLDLDLLLGESEKAVLDGIR
- a CDS encoding DEAD/DEAH box helicase — its product is MELNEEQSVRSLLQDFVHDSIPEYILDGSQDILAEGGVQKLSLKKADGYWEVEGSIQGEDFQIYSPKLSISLGEGTTAYHCNCPDSFSGVCRHVGATALKMLSSLETRPGGEEPARPKTEWRQNFRAFFSTAIEPEAGQHYLIFRFHPEPGRLLVSLFRGRQNKSGLSTVHNEITLEQILRNPDWCELSPQLAQVAQQIGQIVDYYGHRIEVPDGLLTWFLWAIRNEYYLFWGDTDQPCRIERTSMRLKLKPQLTDDGLSFDVMLHREGKQPFSIIGSEVTFHGQMPLWVCWNKGFYPVHTSLNSQLVQDLVRQPPVIPQEDISEFLDRVWTKLPTSDLYGQEEFLKHMEPIFQPATYNPKLFLDEEGSLLTLEIQNIYETVHGEFYLPGPNPDFQTGSYTIDGHTCLIRRHQEEEASLTALLAEMRFQPRSNRMWFLEPEEAINFLLDAYPKLVELYRVYGEKALSRYKVRLSQPVITAKVETSEEDKWFSLDITVEYDGQKVPIDKIWKAWSQGKRYVQLKDGSYTSLPEAWLKRIAHKLQALGLDPEKPPQKQFQQFEAPVLDSLLDDLPDAQTDPFWNSLRDKIRNFREIRPINPPKGLTASLRGYQQQGLSYLNFLREYGFGGILADEMGLGKTIQTLSFIQHMVERGAVGPNLIVVPTSVLPNWDREAQKFVPDLRRLIIYGTRREGMFRRIDESDLVVTTYALLRRDLEELQEHEFNSIILDEAQNIKNPNTITARSVRRINARMRLCLSGTPIENNLFELWSLFEFLMPGFLGSQHAFQRGIIKPIKDGDSETLDYLRTRVRPFILRRTKSEVAKDLPPKIENTYYCALAEEQAELYTALARKLKEQVMADVDEKGIAKSQMSILDALLKLRQICCHPRLLKLDMPGLTTNLPSGKFDAFKDMITDIVEEGHKVLVFSQFVQMLHIIRSWLQINAIPFCYLDGTSKDRFEQVDRFNNTPEIPIFLISLKAGGTGLNLTSADYVIHYDPWWNPAVESQATDRTHRIGQTRQVFSYKLICENTVEEKILKLQDMKRGVAEAIIPGQEAWKSLTREDLEMLFDV
- a CDS encoding peptide-binding protein, translating into MNRTVLSAPRAARAGLFVPKLLLALLLCLLLAACGDSTPQGGKDGGKDGGKNGATGVNATSTQGGQPAVTPGEPVTGDRIILGTIGEPSNLLPFIASDASSHEVSDQLFVAPLRYDKNLNIEKWAAASYEVLENGTLLRFTLRDDIRWEDGKPLTADDVEFTYKLMVDPKTPTPYAEDYLAIKEFRKTGPLSFEVRYVKPFARSLITWMHGIMPRHLLEGQDLMNTPFSRKPVGAGPYRLKEWEAGTRLTLEASPTYFLGRPYIDEVVYRVIPDLSTMFLELKAQRLDMMNLSPQQYLHQTNGAEWDMAWRKFQYLSFGYSYLGYNLALPMFKDVKVRQALTCAIDRKALVAGVLLGQGMPTLGPYKPGTWVYNDKIDEYPYDPAKARELLAQAGWADTNGDGLLDKDGAPFAFTILTNQGNDQRIKAATIIQSQFKAVGIDVKIRTVEWAAFIKEFVDKGRFDAVLLGWNILQDPDLYDVWHSSKAVPGGLNFVGYKNPEVDDLLERARSTFDQAERKKLYDRFQEILHRDQPYCFLYVPYSLPIVSSRFQGLEPAPAGLTHNFTRWWTPREQQRYRMQQQ
- a CDS encoding RelA/SpoT family protein, with the protein product MIRIQDVLDKVASVNKNADLALIQKAYVYAAAAHAGQTRLSGEPYLSHPLAVAYTLAEMRFDEAAIAAGLLHDTVEDTTVSIEDIDTLFGEEVADVVDGVTKISQMTFESKEEAQAENIRKMILAMAHDIRVLIVKLADRLHNMRTLGFQKSHKQKLIAQETMDIYAPLANRLGLHRIKLELEDLSFRYLKPDVYAQIDEWLETNQVVESHYIERVIIRIREILEKNEIKGEVRGRIKHKYSIYKKMVQQDLTLDDMHDIIAFRVIVGDLRDCYAVLGLMHAQWKPVHGRFKDYISMPKANGYRSLHTTVIGPEGERMEIQIRTEEMHRLAEHGVASHWLYKEGGRVNPRDLEQFTWLHEILDRQKMETDSKEFMQSLRLDLFKDEVYVFTPRGDVKELPEGATPIDFAYLIHTEVGNHCAGAKVNGKLVPLGTALKSGDTIEVITDNSRRPSRDWLKFVKTAKARSRIQHYIRTEERERSIALGREMLEKEGRRMGINIMKALRDGDLLPVVKELSLGSVEDLLSNVGYARYTPKKVLKRLLPKDEEAAAEEAAKAAEANAASAATREANRRADSVSIKGVDDILVRFARCCNPLPGDPIIGFISRGRGVTVHTSDCANVQTMEPERLISVFWDGQEDKPYPARIHLVCRNEKGVLAQITALLAEENVNIDSGTMRSMVDGKSEVDFTVEVRDVAHLYRALDKLRKLPTVVEVLRSTSTME
- a CDS encoding HAMP domain-containing methyl-accepting chemotaxis protein, with translation MTLKAKLISSFVVLIFLLASVGGYSSVQLRDILGDVINLTQNWMPSIKAVGDIRGNINEVRRQQLQHVIARDESAMEEIERSLKVINGRRLANSTLYEKLISSPEERAAFREYNSNFEQYLAGVDKMIALSRQNRTEEAMALDTKELKPAFDAAITALRRCVEMNDKGSKDSGDAAGERVSTTQQVNIVLVAVALLIGVGAAVFLIRSTLNQLGEDPGYLQGVSTEIAAGNLNVSFRSERPLSGVYQAMQAMVATLKGKIAEADEKTVLAEAKEREAVAATAAAEEARKQAENARREGMIQAAQKLEGVVEVVSSASEELSAQIEQSDRGAEEQSKRVAETATSMEEMNASVLEVARNAGTAATSSENARNKAESGADIVNNVVREISQVQQQSMDLKRDMEDLGRQAEAIGQIMNVISDIADQTNLLALNAAIEAARAGDAGRGFAVVADEVRKLAEKTMQATSEVGSAIRGIQQGAQKNMDNVDRSVRAIEETTRLAQDSGASLKEIVALVDSATDQVRGIATASEQQSAASEEINRAVEQVSTISAETAQAMREAAKAVSELSNQAQVLRRLVEELKQA